A genomic stretch from Uranotaenia lowii strain MFRU-FL unplaced genomic scaffold, ASM2978415v1 HiC_scaffold_104, whole genome shotgun sequence includes:
- the LOC129759107 gene encoding uncharacterized protein K02A2.6-like, producing MNVKPPEFNIGDSWSLYEERLRRFFVAYGVEEEADERRSAFLLTAVSMEVYQTIRNLCFPDKPETKQFDELCSLMRQRFTPTLVIFHERTRFIEARQGDGETVIEWSTRLKKLAADCEFGNDLPIFLKNIFVVGLKRGPVYERVCEEDPDSNFEALVKVAMKKESTLRQRESLEVNKFQSDQGNKLKKPASPNFRCYACGKGDHNFRKCQYKSYVCKVCDKKRHLAKVCPNRKDATKEDRKPKVHHLALNKMDAPPPAPHLVEFELDTGSPVSAISNALYSQYFKSVHLETSGKEQFVCYNGSCFQATGKFEVEMKFEGHKSREKIFVFEGDRQPLLGRQTMQRWGLRINFCHLTESMKEFKAPLNVLLTKYQEVFEGELGCYRYGKVHLPLKDGAVLKFFKPRRVPLAFKEKVEDELDRLENIGIISKVPSTEAEWGTPLVPVLKKDSSIRLCADYRLTVNPWLKDDHHPFPIIDDIFAALQGGKHFSKLDLKNAYNQLEVDEEARHLLAWSTHRGVYYVNRLPFGTKTACAVFQATLERVLQGCRGTIIYLDDVLVTGRTVKEHLENLEQVLSKLKETGFVLNKTKCEFFKSGTKDPEKVKSIIQLGVPKDVKEVRAFVGLVNYYAKFCPSLAQHLTPLYRLLQEEVKFRWSKECQEAFKAAKQLLADDTVLAHYDRNLPIKLYSDASKEGIGAVIVHVFPDGKERPVSFASRVFKKHESNYSVIDREALAIYYGVQRFSSYLSGRRFILMTDHKPLIGLFSEKGIPETAAGRLQRWAVYLSNFDFEIQHIKGNQDEKVDEEEAISFLNFIEVETRSLVERKQIIIESRRDKVISRVVEYLKSGWPQNLEDGEIKKLFQRRDELSVEEGVLLWGFRIVIPAKLRKPLLSELHVVHMGIVKMKSLAPSYFWWPSLDKEIEDIGKKCEFCGRRGVIQFHRGGADFLVLVDSYSKWLEVYPVRTLTSKETSEKLAEYISRFGLISTLVSDNGTAFTSGEFQAFCSSRGIKHLTTAPYSPCSNGAAENAVKTVKAALKKLASDPSFAKKPISVQLHSFLEMYRATTHTSTGESPFKRMFGREMRIRFDNLKSRSTIRQKETVEYQNRTKKDVSFNINETVYVRDYRQPNKKSWIRGRIVARLGSVLYECHTQEMGTVKRRSHQIMKYPYDDFDGNEADGATPGPEPIDDSIYEDPMESLPEEEPSSEAFPVPSSVGRHQPDGTYVTRYNRVVKPPRN from the exons ATGAATGTCAAGCCTCCAGAGTTCAATATTGGCGATTCATGGTCCCTATACGAGGAACGGCTAAGGAGATTCTTCGTGGCCTATGGAGTCGAGGAGGAAGCAGACGAGCGCCGCTCGGCATTTTTGCTCACAGCGGTGTCGATGGAGGTTTACCAGACGATTCGGAACCTGTGTTTTCCGGACAAGCCGGAAACAAAGCAGTTCGACGAACTTTGTTCGTTGATGCGCCAACGATTTACCCCAACGTTGGTGATTTTCCACGAGCGGACGAGATTCATCGAAGCGCGTCAAGGCGACGGCGAAACGGTGATAGAGTGGTCGACGCGTCTCAAGAAGTTGGCCGCTGACTGCGAATTTGGGAACGACCTTccgatttttctcaaaaacatttttgtggtGGGTCTGAAACGTGGCCCAGTATATGAACGAGTGTGCGAGGAGGATCCTGACTCAAATTTTGAAGCCCTGGTTAAGGTGGCGATGAAAAAGGAGTCAACGTTGCGCCAGCGGGAGTCTTTGGAGGTTAACAAGTTCCAATCAGACCAAGGAAACAAGCTGAAGAAACCGGCGAGCCCCAATTTCCGTTGTTATGCGTGCGGAAAGGGGGATCATAATTTCCGAAAGTGCCAGTACAAGTCCTATGTGTGTAAGGTGTGCGACAAGAAGAGGCATCTAGCCAAAGTTTGCCCGAATAGGAAAGATGCAACGAAAGAGGACCGGAAACCGAAAGTTCACCATTTGGCGCTGAACAAGATGGATGCGCCCCCTCCCGCCCCCCATTTGGTCGAGTTTGAACTGGACACTGGGAGTCCGGTTAGTGCCATCTCAAATGCGCTGTACagtcaatatttcaaatcagtGCATCTTGAGACTAGCGGAAAGGAGCAGTTCGTCTGTTACAATGGGTCCTGTTTCCAAGCAACAGGAAAGTTCGAGGTGGAGATGAAATTCGAAGGCCACAAGTCCAGGGAGAAAATTTTCGTCTTCGAGGGTGACCGGCAACCACTGCTAGGGCGTCAGACGATGCAGCGTTGGGGACTGAGGATCAACTTTTGCCATTTGACGGAGAGCATGAAAGAGTTTAAAGCTCCGTTGAATGTGCTGCTGACCAAGTACCAAGAAGTTTTCGAGGGTGAATTAGGCTGTTATCGATACGGCAAAGTTCACCTACCATTGAAGGATGGAGCTGTCCTCAAGTTTTTCAAGCCGCGCAGGGTACCGTTGGCTTTCAAGGAGAAGGTCGAAGACGAACTGGATCGATTGGAGAACATCGGCATTATCTCCAAGGTGCCATCAACCGAAGCAGAATGGGGCACCCCCCTCGTCCCAGTTTTGAAGAAGGATTCATCGATACGTTTGTGTGCAGATTATCGGCTGACCGTTAACCCGTGGTTGAAGGACGACCACCACCCTTTCCCGATAATTGACGACATTTTCGCAGCGCTACAAGGTGGTAAGCATTTTTCCAAGCTGGACCTGAAGAATGCCTACAACCAACTGGAAGTGGATGAAGAAGCAAGGCATCTGTTGGCGTGGAGTACTCACCGTGGTGTGTACTACGTGAATCGATTGCCGTTTGGGACCAAAACGGCGTGTGCAGTGTTTCAAGCAACCCTAGAACGAGTCCTGCAAGGTTGTCGAGGAACGATAATTTACCTGGATGACGTGCTGGTAACTGGACGAACAGTGAAAGAACATTTAGAGAACCTGGAACAAGTGCTTAGTAAGTTGAAAGAAACAGGTTTTGTGCTTAATAAGACCAAGTGCGAGTTTTTCAAAAGTGGT ACCAAAGATCCTGAAAAAGTGAAATCAATAATCCAGTTGGGAGTTCCAAAAGACGTCAAGGAGGTTCGTGCCTTTGTGGGACTGGTCAACTATTATGCCAAGTTTTGTCCCAGTTTGGCACAACATCTGACGCCTTTGTACCGGTTGCTGCAAGAAGAGGTGAAGTTCCGTTGGTCCAAGGAGTGCCAGGAGGCATTCAAAGCGGCGAAGCAGCTTTTGGCGGATGACACGGTCCTGGCCCATTATGACCGTAATCTGCCGATTAAACTCTACAGTGAtgcgtcgaaggaaggcattgGAGCAGTGATCGTACACGTCTTCCCAGACGGCAAGGAGCGACCAGTTTCTTTTGCTTCCCGAGTTTTTAAGAAGCACGAGTCCAACTATTCGGTCATCGATCGGGAGGCGCTGGCGATTTACTACGGTGTCCAGAGATTCAGCAGCTATCTCTCTGGGCGTCGTTTCATCCTGATGACAGATCACAAACCACTGATCGGTCTGTTTTCGGAAAAAGGCATACCGGAAACCGCAGCAGGGCGTTTGCAGAGATGGGCAGTCTATCTGTCCAACTTCGATTTCGAGATCCAACACATCAAAG GTAACCAAGACGAGAAGGTCGACGAGGAAGAAGCCATCAGTTTTCTCAACTTCATCGAAGTCGAAACCCGCTCATTGGTGGAGCGGAAGCAGATCATAATCGAAAGCCGAAGGGACAAGGTCATTAGTCGAGTCGTGGAGTATCTGAAATCGGGCTGGCCTCAAAACCTTGAGGACGGCGAAATCAAGAAGCTGTTCCAGCGACGAGACGAACTAAGCGTGGAGGAAGGCGTCCTTCTCTGGGGTTTCCGCATCGTCATCCCGGCGAAGCTTCGGAAACCGTTGCTGAGTGAACTCCATGTCGTACACATGGGGATCGTCAAGATGAAGTCCCTAGCACCGTCATATTTCTGGTGGCCATCATTAGACAAGGAAATCGAAGACATCGGGAAGAAATGCGAATTTTGCGGCCGGAGAGGAGTGATCCAATTTCACCGTGGCG GCGCCGATTTTCTAGTCCTGGTGGATAGCTACAGTAAGTGGTTGGAAGTTTACCCCGTTCGAACGTTAACTTCCAAGGAGACATCGGAAAAGTTGGCCGAATATATTTCCCGATTCGGTCTGATCAGCACTTTGGTATCGGATAACGGCACTGCCTTTACATCGGGAGAATTCCAGGCATTCTGTTCTTCCCGTGGCATCAAGCACCTGACGACAGCACCGTATAGCCCGTGTTCGAATGGAGCAGCCGAGAACGCGGTCAAGACGGTCAAGGCGGCACTGAAGAAGCTGGCGAGTGATCCCTCGTTTGCAAAGAAGCCAATAAGTGTCCAACTACATTCATTCCTGGAGATGTACCGAGCCACAACACACACGTCGACTGGGGAAAGTCCTTTCAAGCGAATGTTTGGAAGGGAAATGCGCATCAGATTCGACAACTTGAAGTCCAGGTCTACAATCCGGCAGAAAGAAACTGTCGAATACCAAAACCGAACCAAGAAGGATGTCAGCTTTAACATCAACGAAACGGTCTACGTCCGGGACTACCGCCAACCCAACAAGAAGTCCTGGATTCGTGGTCGCATCGTGGCTAGGCTAGGCTCTGTGCTCTACGAATGCCACACTCAAGAGATGGGAACTGTCAAACGTCGCAGCCACCAAATAATGAAGTACCCCTACGACGATTTTGATGGTAACGAAGCTGACGGAGCCACCCCTGGTCCTGAGCCGATTGACGACTCAATCTACGAAGATCCAATGGAGAGCCTACCGGAAGAAGAACCATCATCTGAAGCCTTTCCGGTTCCGTCAAGCGTTGGTCGTCATCAACCGGATGGTACCTATGTTACGAGATACAATCGAGTGGTGAAACCGCCTCGGAACTAG